From one Trifolium pratense cultivar HEN17-A07 linkage group LG1, ARS_RC_1.1, whole genome shotgun sequence genomic stretch:
- the LOC123918054 gene encoding OVARIAN TUMOR DOMAIN-containing deubiquitinating enzyme 12-like isoform X7: MALHEHSDVFQWGMNLFDVDPCYSPGYYGDIIQHDTGDVYHEHYFHSNYDSAESNQVENDEIIARTLQEEFSQLEIADERSSYSQADVEQFNASVPSYDWHNTPMMNYCSGGIGKCHDYVHEGVGDVETSSSSSPGEVGGCSLELVDNYPFDDEIGRRLNEITPIPHIPKINGEIPSIDEATSDHERLLDRLRLYDFVEHKVQGDGNCQFRALSDQLYNTPDNHKFVRRKVVNQLKSHPDIYEGYVPMKFSEYLENMSRSGEWGDHVTLQAAADLYGVRIFLMTSFKDTCCIEILPSFEKPKGVIFISFWAEVHYNSIYPQGVQI, encoded by the exons ATGGCTTTACATGAGCATTCAGATGTTTTTCAGTGGGGTATGAATCTATTTGATGTCGATCCTTGTTATAGTCCTGGATACTATGGTGACATAATTCAACATGACACTGGTGATGTCTACCATGAACACTACTTTCACAGCAATTATGATTCTGCTGAAAGTAACCAAGTAGAGAATGATGAGATCATTGCACGGACTCTTCAAGAAGAGTTTTCACAGCTTGAGATCGCTGATGAGCGTTCAAGTTATTCACAGGCAGATGTAGAACAGTTTAATGCTTCTGTGCCTTCATATGATTGGCATAACACACCGATGATGAACTATTGTTCAGGAGGTATCGGTAAAT GTCATGATTATGTCCATGAAGGAGTTGGTGATGTAGAAACTTCTAGTTCAAGTAGTCCTGGTGAAGTTGGGGGATGCTCATTGGAGCTTGTTGACAATTatccatttgatgatgaaaTAGGAAGGAGATTGAATGAGATAACTCCCATACCT CACATTCCAAAAATTAATGGAGAAATTCCTTCTATTGATGAAGCAACATCGGATCATGAAAGGCTTCTGGATAG aTTGCGATTATATGACTTTGTGGAGCATAAGGTACAAGGTGATGGAAATTGTCAG TTTCGTGCATTATCTGATCAATTGTATAACACTCCTGATAACCATAAGTTTGTGAGACGGAAAGTTGTAAATCAG CTAAAGTCTCATCCAGATATTTATGAAGGATACGTTCCCATGAAATTTAGTGAATATTTGGAAAATATGTCTAg GAGTGGTGAATGGGGCGATCATGTCACTCTTCAAGCAGCTGCAGATTTG TATGGTGTAAGAATATTTTTGATGACTTCTTTCAAGGACACATGTTGCATTGAGATTCTTCCTAGTTTTGAGAAGCCAAAAGGAG taattttcataagtttttggGCAGAGGTGCATTACAACTCCATCTATCCTCAAGGAG TTCAGATATAA
- the LOC123918054 gene encoding OVARIAN TUMOR DOMAIN-containing deubiquitinating enzyme 10-like isoform X3: protein MALHEHSDVFQWGMNLFDVDPCYSPGYYGDIIQHDTGDVYHEHYFHSNYDSAESNQVENDEIIARTLQEEFSQLEIADERSSYSQADVEQFNASVPSYDWHNTPMMNYCSGGIGKCHDYVHEGVGDVETSSSSSPGEVGGCSLELVDNYPFDDEIGRRLNEITPIPHIPKINGEIPSIDEATSDHERLLDRLRLYDFVEHKVQGDGNCQVCCFQYLLSQLVGLRAGYQVLKKKKYIHFHNFIPRCVQSDFISTFQIIKFISADKFLHSSINNSFSFISYQFRALSDQLYNTPDNHKFVRRKVVNQLKSHPDIYEGYVPMKFSEYLENMSRSGEWGDHVTLQAAADLYGVRIFLMTSFKDTCCIEILPSFEKPKGVIFISFWAEVHYNSIYPQGVQI, encoded by the exons ATGGCTTTACATGAGCATTCAGATGTTTTTCAGTGGGGTATGAATCTATTTGATGTCGATCCTTGTTATAGTCCTGGATACTATGGTGACATAATTCAACATGACACTGGTGATGTCTACCATGAACACTACTTTCACAGCAATTATGATTCTGCTGAAAGTAACCAAGTAGAGAATGATGAGATCATTGCACGGACTCTTCAAGAAGAGTTTTCACAGCTTGAGATCGCTGATGAGCGTTCAAGTTATTCACAGGCAGATGTAGAACAGTTTAATGCTTCTGTGCCTTCATATGATTGGCATAACACACCGATGATGAACTATTGTTCAGGAGGTATCGGTAAAT GTCATGATTATGTCCATGAAGGAGTTGGTGATGTAGAAACTTCTAGTTCAAGTAGTCCTGGTGAAGTTGGGGGATGCTCATTGGAGCTTGTTGACAATTatccatttgatgatgaaaTAGGAAGGAGATTGAATGAGATAACTCCCATACCT CACATTCCAAAAATTAATGGAGAAATTCCTTCTATTGATGAAGCAACATCGGATCATGAAAGGCTTCTGGATAG aTTGCGATTATATGACTTTGTGGAGCATAAGGTACAAGGTGATGGAAATTGTCAGGTTTGTTGCTTTCAATATTTACTTTCACAATTAGTCGGTCTTAgagccggataccaagttttaaaaaaaaaaaaatatattcacttTCACAATTTCATTCCTCGATGTGTGCAGAGTGACTTTATTTCTACATTTCAAATCATAAAATTCATTTCAGCTGATAAGTTTCTACATTCATCAATTAATAATTCTTTTAGCTTTATTTCTTATCAGTTTCGTGCATTATCTGATCAATTGTATAACACTCCTGATAACCATAAGTTTGTGAGACGGAAAGTTGTAAATCAG CTAAAGTCTCATCCAGATATTTATGAAGGATACGTTCCCATGAAATTTAGTGAATATTTGGAAAATATGTCTAg GAGTGGTGAATGGGGCGATCATGTCACTCTTCAAGCAGCTGCAGATTTG TATGGTGTAAGAATATTTTTGATGACTTCTTTCAAGGACACATGTTGCATTGAGATTCTTCCTAGTTTTGAGAAGCCAAAAGGAG taattttcataagtttttggGCAGAGGTGCATTACAACTCCATCTATCCTCAAGGAG TTCAGATATAA